In the Malus domestica chromosome 16, GDT2T_hap1 genome, one interval contains:
- the LOC103402722 gene encoding transcription factor HHO3-like — MESTGEMQTSAKLGFREYVKALEEERNKIQVFQRELPICLELVTQAIERCRQQISDTTADYLHGQSECSEQTSSEGHVFEEFIPLKRISSSDSDEDEVQESQEAKDTEKDDKKKPDWLRSVQLWNTTPDAPLKEELPRKALVMEVKRNGGAFQPFQREKSIGKTNGPVAKEPSSAPATSSTTDTASGGSGGSNKKEEKDGQGQRKQRRNWSPELHRRFLHALQQLGGSHAATPKQIRELMKVDGLTNDEVKSHLQKYRLHTRRPTPTMHGNSNSGAPAPQFVVVGGIWVPPQEYAAMAATTASGEAANGIYAPLASTPPAVTQVSPPIQRPRPKQPKPFHSDERVSHSEGRGHSNSTATSSSTHTPASPVV; from the exons GCAGACTTCTGCAAAGTTGGGTTTCCGTGAGTATGTCAAGGCTTTGGAGGAGGAGAGGAATAAGATTCAAGTTTTCCAGAGGGAGCTCCCTATCTGCTTGGAGCTTGTCACCCAAG ctATTGAGAGGTGCAGGCAGCAGATTTCAGATACAACCGCAGATTACCTGCATGGACAATCTGAGTGTTCTGAGCAGACTTCAAGTGAGGGGCATGTTTTTGAGGAATTCATTCCATTAAAACGGATTTCATCTTCAGACAGTGATGAGGATGAAGTTCAAGAGTCTCAGGAGGCTAAGGACACTGAGAAGGATGATAAGAAAAAACCAGACTGGCTTAGATCTGTACAGCTGTGGAATACAACCCCAGATGCACCACTCAAAGAG GAATTGCCTAGAAAGGCTTTAGTGATGGAGGTGAAGAGAAATGGGGGTGCTTTTCAGCCTTTCCAAAGGGAAAAAAGCATTGGAAAGACAAATGGACCGGTGGCTAAAGAACCGTCTTCGGCTCCGGCTACTAGTTCCACCACGGACACCGCGAGTGGAGGCAGTGGTGGGAGCaacaagaaagaagagaaagatggACAAGGTCAGAGGAAACAAAGGCGAAACTGGTCACCGGAGTTGCACCGCCGGTTCTTGCATGCTCTTCAACAGCTTGGTGGTTCACATG CTGCTACACCAAAACAAATTAGAGAGTTAATGAAGGTTGATGGGCTTACTAATGATGAAGTCAAAAGCCATTTGCAG AAATATCGTTTACATACTCGAAGACCAACTCCAACAATGCACGGCAACAGTAACAGCGGCGCACCAGCACCGCAATTTGTGGTTGTGGGAGGCATTTGGGTGCCACCCCAGGAGTACGCAGCAATGGCAGCAACCACTGCTTCTGGGGAGGCAGCCAATGGAATATATGCACCTTTGGCTTCAACTCCTCCTGCTGTCACACAGGTCTCACCACCAATCCAAAGACCGCGGCCAAAGCAACCCAAACCCTTTCATTCAGACGAAAGGGTCAGCCACAGCGAAGGCCGCGGTCACTCCAATTCGACTGCTACGTCATCCTCCACTCACACCCCTGCTTCCCCTGTGGTTTAG